A genomic region of Streptococcus suis contains the following coding sequences:
- a CDS encoding NYN domain-containing protein has product MKEKVLIVDGYNMIAFWQATKQDFKKGDLDAARTTLLRTLSHYAAFEQIEVICVFDAHHVPGLRQQYDEYKVSVIFTEEEETADSYIERLSAQLNSDRRKQVFVATSDLNEQWVVFSQGALRVSARELEERTRVIKKDLDKFVDQVELYTPRLNPWSDGNFQALREMMEEMKE; this is encoded by the coding sequence ATGAAAGAAAAAGTTCTCATTGTAGATGGCTACAACATGATTGCCTTTTGGCAGGCCACCAAGCAAGATTTTAAAAAGGGAGACTTGGATGCGGCCAGAACGACCTTACTTCGCACCTTGTCTCACTACGCAGCCTTTGAACAGATTGAGGTGATTTGTGTCTTTGATGCCCATCATGTGCCAGGTCTTCGCCAGCAGTATGACGAATACAAGGTATCGGTCATTTTTACAGAGGAGGAAGAGACGGCAGATAGCTACATCGAACGACTCAGTGCCCAGCTCAATAGTGACCGACGCAAGCAGGTTTTCGTCGCAACCAGCGATCTCAACGAACAATGGGTGGTCTTTTCACAAGGGGCCTTACGGGTTTCGGCGCGTGAGTTGGAGGAAAGAACCAGGGTCATCAAAAAGGACTTGGACAAGTTTGTGGATCAGGTAGAGCTCTACACCCCACGGCTCAATCCCTGGTCAGATGGGAATTTTCAAGCCTTAAGAGAAATGATGGAGGAAATGAAAGAGTGA
- the rlmB gene encoding 23S rRNA (guanosine(2251)-2'-O)-methyltransferase RlmB, producing the protein MEQNDIVYGVHAVVESLEANTGNKLYIQDDLRGKNVEKIKALAAEKKVSISWTPKKTLSDMTEGAVHQGFVLRVSEFAYADLSVILEKAEQEENPLILILDGLTDPHNLGSILRTADATQVAGIIIPKHRAVGVTPVVAKTSTGAVAHVPIARVTNLSQTLDKLKEAGFWVFGTDMNGTPSHKWNTAGKLALIIGNEGKGISSNIKKQVDEMITIPMKGHVQSLNASVAAAVLMYEVFRKKI; encoded by the coding sequence ATGGAACAAAATGATATCGTATATGGCGTACATGCTGTAGTGGAGAGTTTGGAGGCCAACACCGGCAACAAACTCTACATTCAGGATGATTTGCGCGGAAAAAATGTAGAAAAAATCAAGGCATTGGCGGCAGAGAAGAAGGTGTCGATTTCTTGGACGCCGAAAAAGACCCTGTCTGACATGACAGAAGGCGCCGTCCACCAAGGCTTTGTCCTGCGGGTCTCCGAGTTTGCCTATGCAGACCTTTCGGTAATTCTAGAAAAAGCAGAGCAGGAAGAAAATCCTCTCATTCTCATCTTGGACGGGCTGACAGACCCCCACAACTTGGGCTCGATTTTACGGACCGCAGATGCGACTCAGGTAGCAGGCATCATCATTCCCAAGCACCGAGCAGTTGGCGTGACGCCTGTTGTGGCTAAGACCTCCACAGGTGCGGTGGCCCATGTCCCAATCGCCCGAGTAACCAATCTTAGCCAAACCCTCGACAAGCTCAAGGAGGCTGGTTTCTGGGTATTTGGTACCGATATGAACGGAACCCCAAGCCACAAGTGGAATACGGCTGGCAAACTAGCTCTTATTATTGGTAACGAAGGCAAGGGCATCTCCAGTAATATCAAAAAGCAGGTGGATGAGATGATTACCATTCCTATGAAGGGCCATGTCCAATCTCTCAACGCCAGCGTAGCAGCAGCTGTGCTGATGTATGAGGTATTTCGGAAGAAAATCTAA
- a CDS encoding DUF1761 domain-containing protein gives MTLILGIVAGLIPFAIGGLWYGLIFRDAWIEASGIDMAKVEADSQAGKNGQKEMMIALAIEVLTAVVAIFFIKTLDVSPLHAAGGMGVIAVLASLKNYVFEQRPLKLILINENYKLVCYLVVGIIALFA, from the coding sequence ATGACACTTATTTTGGGAATTGTGGCAGGGCTGATTCCCTTTGCTATTGGTGGTTTATGGTATGGTTTGATTTTCCGTGATGCTTGGATTGAAGCCTCTGGCATTGACATGGCCAAGGTAGAAGCTGACAGTCAGGCTGGGAAAAATGGCCAGAAGGAAATGATGATTGCCTTGGCGATTGAAGTACTGACTGCTGTTGTGGCGATTTTCTTCATCAAGACCCTTGATGTTTCACCACTCCACGCAGCTGGCGGCATGGGTGTGATTGCAGTCCTTGCTTCATTGAAGAACTATGTCTTTGAGCAACGCCCTCTTAAACTCATCCTCATCAACGAAAACTACAAACTGGTCTGCTATTTGGTAGTCGGAATCATTGCCTTGTTTGCATAA